A window of Hymenobacter aerilatus contains these coding sequences:
- a CDS encoding FkbM family methyltransferase, whose product MMRWVFHRQYLIAPVPDYNLSFKFKTEDVVGRRMLKTGLCEPGITRCFLNNVHLEEHDIMLDIGANIGWYSMLFDRHSPASARIYAFEPDPLNYGLLTNNAQRNNARKVICIPQALSDRQENKTLYLYPDKNRGRHSLLPLHTGEQIEVSTTTVDDFMRDKQLDPRRIKFVKIDVEGYEYFVLKGAKTLLPHLPILHTEYSLEMMKKGGIDPQEFLDLIVSYGFQPFIIDAQGELKASSSEQLMTIEKGIDILWKKVTTAEATAE is encoded by the coding sequence ATGATGCGATGGGTTTTCCATAGGCAGTATCTAATTGCTCCGGTACCCGATTATAATTTAAGCTTTAAGTTTAAAACCGAGGATGTGGTCGGTAGGCGGATGCTTAAGACCGGCTTATGTGAACCCGGCATTACCCGCTGCTTTTTAAACAATGTGCATTTAGAAGAGCATGATATAATGCTCGACATTGGGGCCAATATTGGTTGGTACTCAATGCTATTTGACCGGCATTCGCCTGCTTCGGCACGTATTTATGCCTTTGAGCCGGACCCCCTCAATTACGGCTTGTTAACTAATAACGCGCAGAGAAACAACGCGCGGAAGGTCATATGCATCCCTCAGGCGCTTTCCGACCGGCAGGAGAACAAGACACTATATCTATATCCCGATAAAAACCGCGGCCGTCATTCACTGCTGCCCCTGCATACTGGCGAACAGATAGAAGTTTCTACCACCACGGTAGACGATTTTATGCGCGATAAGCAACTGGACCCGCGGCGAATTAAATTCGTTAAGATAGATGTTGAGGGCTACGAATATTTTGTGCTCAAAGGAGCGAAGACTCTGCTCCCTCACCTGCCGATTCTGCACACCGAATACTCTTTGGAGATGATGAAAAAAGGCGGAATCGACCCTCAAGAATTTCTTGATCTGATTGTGAGCTATGGGTTTCAACCCTTCATCATCGATGCACAGGGAGAGTTAAAAGCTTCATCCAGCGAACAACTTATGACTATAGAAAAAGGAATTGATATTTTATGGAAGAAGGTCACCACTGCCGAAGCAACTGCTGAGTGA
- the pbpC gene encoding penicillin-binding protein 1C, translating into MKRRISIRFLATLGLLLLLLFSLDWAFPLPPTPRYSPLVLAADGSVLHAYLNPTQKWRMKSELQDITPALRAAILEKEDRYFRYHFGVNPVAVVQAAGRNLLGRGRTTGASTITMQVARLLEPKERTFGNKLLEMLRAMQLEAHFSKDEILQLYLNLVPYGGNIEGVKSAALLYFQQPPHYLSLAQTVTLAIIPNRPTSLVLGRDNVRIMQERNRWLRRFGREGLFPQKDIADALLEPLDAHRHAAPTLAPHLARRLVQQYPREAIIRSTLQRSQQARAEDLTRNYVRRLHELGITQAAVLVVNNRTRQVAAYVGSADFRDFASQGQNDGITAVRSPGSTLKPFLYALALDRGLVTPKLLLPDVPTNFQGYRPENFDKHCQGEVTLERALAYSLNIPAVRVLQEVGVPTFTEQLQRAGFRSITRNRAHLGLSSILGGCGASLEELTGLYAALANGGRYAELRLRAPYLPEGRGPGGGVLVSPAAAFLVTDILSQLTRPDLPINATSSLRLPKIAWKTGTSYGRRDAWSIGYNKEYTIGVWVGNFSGQGAPTLTGADVATPLLFDLFNTLAYNSPNNWFAPPAALDFRLVCAETGLVPGENCPNQIIDYFLPSVSSGRRCQHQREVLVSEDGAMAYCRACAPAAGYRRVLYPNMLPEVAAYKEAQGIPYRRLPPHNPQCQLVRGGAERAPTITSPLPNTEYVLDHHEHQQLLLSCTTDSEVRQVYWYVNDQFLRAAGATERVFFRPSPGPLKISCADDHGRNVDVQVLVTEL; encoded by the coding sequence ATGAAACGGCGCATCAGCATACGGTTCCTCGCGACACTAGGGCTGCTACTGTTGCTGCTGTTCAGCCTCGATTGGGCGTTTCCCCTGCCCCCTACCCCGCGCTACTCGCCTCTGGTGCTGGCGGCCGATGGCTCGGTGCTGCACGCCTACCTCAACCCTACTCAGAAGTGGCGGATGAAGTCGGAGCTGCAAGACATTACGCCGGCCTTGCGGGCGGCTATACTTGAGAAAGAAGACAGATACTTCCGCTACCATTTTGGGGTGAACCCCGTGGCGGTGGTGCAGGCCGCTGGGCGCAACCTACTGGGCCGCGGCCGCACCACCGGGGCTAGCACCATTACCATGCAGGTAGCGCGGTTGCTGGAACCCAAAGAGCGCACTTTTGGCAACAAGCTGCTGGAAATGCTGCGCGCCATGCAGTTGGAAGCGCATTTCAGCAAAGATGAAATCCTACAGCTTTACCTCAACCTAGTGCCCTATGGTGGCAACATTGAGGGCGTGAAGTCGGCGGCGTTGCTTTACTTTCAACAGCCCCCACACTACCTCTCGCTGGCTCAGACGGTAACGCTGGCCATCATCCCGAACCGTCCTACCAGCCTGGTGCTGGGCCGCGACAACGTCCGCATCATGCAGGAACGCAACCGTTGGCTCCGGCGCTTCGGCCGCGAGGGGTTGTTTCCGCAGAAAGATATAGCCGACGCCCTGCTGGAGCCGCTCGACGCCCACCGCCACGCTGCCCCTACCCTGGCGCCACACCTAGCGCGCCGGCTGGTGCAACAGTATCCGCGGGAGGCTATTATCCGGAGCACCCTGCAGCGCAGCCAGCAGGCTCGCGCCGAGGACCTGACGCGCAACTACGTGCGCCGCCTGCACGAACTGGGCATCACGCAGGCCGCCGTACTGGTGGTGAACAACCGCACCCGGCAGGTAGCGGCCTACGTGGGCTCGGCCGATTTTCGGGACTTTGCCAGCCAGGGCCAGAACGACGGCATCACGGCCGTACGCTCGCCGGGCAGCACGCTCAAACCGTTTCTCTACGCGCTGGCCCTCGACCGCGGCCTGGTCACGCCCAAGCTGCTGCTGCCCGATGTGCCCACCAATTTCCAGGGCTACCGCCCCGAGAACTTCGACAAGCATTGCCAGGGCGAAGTGACGCTAGAACGTGCCCTGGCCTACTCCCTCAACATCCCGGCTGTGCGCGTGCTACAGGAAGTAGGCGTGCCCACCTTCACGGAGCAGCTGCAGCGGGCGGGCTTCCGCAGCATCACCCGTAACCGGGCGCACCTGGGCTTGAGCAGCATTCTGGGTGGCTGTGGGGCCAGTTTGGAGGAGTTGACGGGACTGTACGCGGCGCTGGCCAATGGGGGGCGGTATGCGGAACTACGCTTACGAGCACCTTACCTCCCGGAGGGGAGGGGGCCGGGGGGTGGGGTGCTCGTCTCCCCCGCGGCCGCCTTCCTCGTCACCGACATCCTCTCCCAGCTCACCCGCCCCGACCTACCCATCAACGCCACCAGCAGCCTGCGCCTACCCAAGATTGCCTGGAAAACCGGCACTAGCTACGGCCGCCGCGACGCTTGGAGCATTGGGTATAATAAGGAGTACACCATTGGCGTATGGGTAGGCAACTTCAGCGGGCAGGGGGCACCTACCCTTACGGGCGCCGATGTAGCCACGCCTCTGCTCTTCGACCTGTTCAATACCCTGGCGTACAACTCGCCTAACAACTGGTTCGCCCCGCCCGCGGCGCTGGACTTCCGGCTGGTATGCGCCGAAACCGGCCTAGTACCAGGCGAGAATTGTCCTAACCAAATCATCGACTATTTTCTGCCCAGCGTGAGCAGCGGGCGGCGCTGCCAGCACCAACGCGAAGTGCTGGTATCGGAAGATGGGGCAATGGCCTACTGCCGGGCGTGTGCGCCGGCTGCGGGCTACCGGCGCGTGCTCTACCCTAATATGCTGCCCGAGGTGGCGGCCTACAAAGAGGCCCAGGGCATTCCGTACCGCCGCCTACCCCCGCACAACCCGCAGTGCCAGTTGGTGCGCGGCGGTGCCGAGCGGGCGCCCACCATCACCTCGCCCCTACCCAACACGGAGTATGTGCTCGACCACCACGAGCACCAGCAGCTCCTGCTCAGCTGCACTACCGATAGTGAGGTGCGCCAGGTATACTGGTACGTGAACGACCAATTTCTGCGCGCTGCCGGCGCAACCGAGCGGGTGTTCTTTCGTCCTTCGCCGGGTCCGCTGAAAATTTCTTGTGCCGACGACCACGGCCGCAACGTGGACGTGCAGGTGCTGGTGACGGAGCTCTAA
- a CDS encoding Uma2 family endonuclease produces the protein MPTITDISQLDFTKTYTYVDYLTWRLGEFVELIRGKIWRMSPAPRVRHQTISFNLNTALGVALRGKQCRGFAAPLDVRLTKATPNGDTAIRTVVQPDICVVCDPAKLDEFDCVGAPDWIIEILSPGSMAHDSKTKFDLYEENEVGEYWMVDPGLKNVIVYVLENGQYQLQGEFYQPGPIPVRTLQSLTLEWAEVFEGL, from the coding sequence ATGCCGACTATCACGGATATTTCTCAGCTCGACTTTACCAAAACGTACACCTACGTCGACTACCTTACGTGGCGGCTCGGCGAGTTTGTTGAGCTAATCAGAGGGAAAATTTGGCGTATGAGTCCTGCGCCACGGGTACGCCACCAGACTATTTCCTTCAATCTGAATACGGCTTTGGGCGTAGCATTACGCGGAAAGCAGTGCCGAGGCTTTGCCGCGCCTCTCGATGTGCGCCTTACTAAAGCTACCCCCAACGGCGATACAGCCATCCGCACGGTCGTGCAGCCCGATATCTGTGTCGTCTGCGACCCGGCTAAGCTCGATGAGTTTGATTGCGTGGGCGCCCCCGACTGGATCATCGAAATCCTGAGCCCCGGCAGCATGGCGCACGACAGCAAAACTAAGTTCGACCTCTACGAGGAAAACGAGGTAGGAGAGTACTGGATGGTCGATCCTGGCCTGAAAAACGTAATTGTATACGTGCTGGAAAACGGGCAGTATCAGCTGCAGGGCGAGTTCTATCAGCCCGGCCCCATTCCGGTACGTACGTTGCAAAGCCTCACGCTAGAATGGGCAGAGGTGTTTGAGGGGCTCTGA
- a CDS encoding alpha-2-macroglobulin family protein produces the protein MVALAVRDLTWATNAAHPDYLAVRDDRLNLFATGTARPKAFYYLARAVSTGTFKLGPVTMLYTTRRITHIWAWCGGGEIPYLSPHNL, from the coding sequence TTGGTAGCACTCGCCGTGCGCGACCTAACTTGGGCCACCAACGCCGCCCACCCCGACTACCTCGCCGTGCGCGATGACCGCCTGAACCTGTTCGCCACCGGCACCGCTCGGCCGAAGGCGTTCTACTACTTGGCGCGGGCCGTGAGCACAGGCACGTTCAAGCTAGGCCCGGTAACGATGCTATATACAACGCGGCGTATCACTCATATTTGGGCGTGGTGCGGGGGCGGTGAAATTCCTTACCTTAGCCCGCACAATCTCTGA
- a CDS encoding efflux RND transporter periplasmic adaptor subunit produces the protein MTWNSKRVWPVFVSSALLLASCGSKDEAAQQQQGPPPAVPVAVYKVQSEDVVSTDTYPGTVVPLNEVQLLAEVTGFLTNIYVQDGQHVTKGQKLYTIDRTRYAAAANEAQAQLDVAKTNYDRAVQDAQRYERLDQLDAVAKQQVDIAKAGRANAASQVEAARANLRSVNLDLLHATITAPLTGTIGIAQVKLGALVTQGQTLINTVSAEDPIAVDVNIGEADITRFLELQRNSSAAQDSVFTLMLPGNQEYPLPGKIVTVDRAVDPQTGTLRVRIQFPNPKKLLKAGLNVSVRVRNQDNGNQLVIPTKALTEQLGEFYVYVVGDSNKVAQQKVATGAKIQGKTVVRQGLKEGQTIVSDGVQNLRQGAVVQVGDPSKPAAAQGQGQPAASGK, from the coding sequence ATGACGTGGAATTCTAAGCGAGTGTGGCCCGTGTTTGTCAGCAGTGCGCTGCTACTAGCCAGCTGCGGCTCCAAAGACGAAGCAGCACAACAGCAGCAAGGCCCGCCGCCGGCTGTGCCAGTGGCTGTATACAAAGTGCAAAGCGAAGACGTAGTGAGCACAGATACCTACCCCGGCACGGTAGTACCCCTGAACGAGGTGCAGCTATTGGCCGAGGTAACGGGCTTCCTGACCAACATCTACGTGCAGGACGGCCAGCACGTGACCAAAGGCCAGAAGCTGTATACCATTGACCGCACTCGCTACGCCGCCGCCGCCAACGAGGCCCAGGCCCAACTGGACGTGGCTAAAACCAACTACGACCGCGCCGTGCAGGACGCCCAGCGTTACGAGCGCCTCGACCAGCTCGATGCCGTGGCCAAGCAGCAGGTGGATATTGCGAAGGCTGGCCGCGCCAACGCGGCCTCGCAGGTAGAGGCGGCCCGCGCCAACCTACGCAGCGTGAACCTCGATTTGCTCCACGCCACCATTACGGCCCCCCTCACGGGCACTATTGGTATTGCGCAGGTAAAGCTGGGTGCGCTGGTTACGCAGGGCCAGACGCTCATCAACACCGTATCGGCTGAAGACCCGATTGCGGTGGATGTGAACATTGGCGAAGCTGACATTACCCGTTTTCTGGAGCTACAGCGCAACTCTAGCGCCGCCCAGGATTCGGTGTTTACGCTGATGCTGCCCGGTAATCAGGAATACCCGCTGCCCGGCAAGATTGTGACGGTAGACCGCGCTGTGGATCCACAAACCGGTACTCTGCGCGTCCGCATTCAATTTCCGAACCCGAAAAAGCTGCTGAAAGCTGGCCTAAACGTATCGGTGCGCGTGCGTAACCAAGACAACGGCAACCAGCTCGTGATTCCGACCAAGGCGCTTACCGAGCAGCTGGGCGAGTTCTACGTGTATGTGGTGGGCGACAGCAACAAGGTAGCCCAGCAGAAAGTAGCCACCGGTGCCAAGATACAAGGCAAAACCGTGGTGCGCCAGGGCCTGAAAGAAGGCCAGACCATTGTGAGCGACGGCGTGCAGAACCTGCGCCAGGGCGCCGTGGTGCAGGTAGGCGACCCCAGCAAGCCTGCAGCGGCCCAGGGCCAAGGCCAGCCCGCCGCTTCGGGCAAGTAA
- a CDS encoding alpha/beta hydrolase codes for MKHLALTTLLLLGTASMLRAQQVLPLYKGNIPDSKPSEVKETSITLANGGVRISNVVQPTLTVFLAPADKATGTAVIICPGGGYARLSIDHEGYNVAKRLNEMGVTAFVLKYRLPNDQSQPDKTTAPLLDAQQAIRMVREQATAFRVNPNRIGLMGFSAGGHLASTAGTHFAHPVNSKAGATSVRPDFLMLLYPVVSFSDSLAHAGSRDNLLGKNASAAQLHLYSNELRVTAQTPPTFLVHAQDDKTVPVLNSLVFYQALTHHKVPAEMHLYPKGGHGFGLHNQTTQDDWTERLRNWLAANGWLSR; via the coding sequence ATGAAACACCTTGCTCTCACTACCTTGCTCCTACTTGGCACTGCTTCCATGCTCCGCGCCCAACAGGTTTTGCCGCTCTACAAGGGAAATATTCCCGATTCTAAACCCAGTGAGGTGAAGGAAACGAGCATTACGCTGGCTAACGGTGGCGTGCGCATCAGCAACGTGGTGCAGCCTACCCTCACGGTGTTCTTAGCTCCGGCCGATAAGGCCACCGGCACGGCGGTTATCATTTGCCCCGGCGGAGGCTACGCGCGCCTTTCCATCGACCACGAGGGCTACAATGTGGCCAAGCGCCTAAACGAAATGGGCGTGACGGCCTTTGTGCTGAAGTACCGCCTCCCCAACGACCAAAGTCAGCCCGACAAAACTACCGCTCCGCTGCTCGATGCCCAGCAAGCTATTCGGATGGTGCGCGAGCAGGCCACCGCGTTCAGAGTAAACCCTAACCGGATTGGGCTGATGGGCTTTTCGGCGGGTGGCCACCTAGCCAGCACGGCCGGCACGCACTTCGCCCATCCCGTGAACAGCAAAGCCGGCGCTACCTCGGTGCGCCCCGATTTTCTGATGCTGCTCTACCCGGTGGTCAGCTTCTCGGATAGCCTGGCGCACGCGGGCTCGCGGGATAACCTGCTGGGTAAAAATGCGTCGGCTGCGCAACTGCATCTGTATTCCAACGAGTTGCGCGTGACAGCCCAAACGCCGCCTACCTTCCTGGTGCACGCCCAAGACGATAAGACCGTGCCCGTGCTGAACAGCCTAGTATTCTACCAGGCCCTTACGCATCACAAAGTGCCCGCCGAAATGCACCTCTACCCCAAGGGCGGCCACGGCTTCGGCCTGCACAACCAAACCACCCAGGATGACTGGACCGAACGACTGCGCAACTGGCTGGCAGCTAATGGCTGGCTGAGCCGGTAA
- a CDS encoding TolC family protein, with protein MIQDVLGIMPRPLHRLRVSPRHWLAALAMLLVLHGASAQPTTAPVGQPLPPNATLDQCVEFALRNQPLVRQSQLDERIADRNVRIGLSYWLPQINGTGAYTRNIQLQASVLPNFADPSAGQQIIRIGLKNVSTLGLQATQLLYSNDVLRAARSVRATRLNYAQTTALNKIDVVTNVSKAFYDILLTEEQLRILLEVLQRQERQVRDAKAQYEVGIADKTDFLRADISLKNAVAQRRSLAAALPGKYATLKQLMGIESGNKLALRYDTLEMVRQTLLDTTVQLAYEKRVEIQQLQTQKQLQRYNIDYYRYGFLPSLSSFYNYNRVYQNNEFSELYKRAFPNQQAGLQLALPIFTGTRRLQNLKIAELQDEQLDLTIFDTKNQINSEFEQAMGAYKGSLNELYTIEQNVAEAKEVYRILNLQYREGLRTFLDVIIAETDLRTAQLNYYNALFNVLSTKLDVQRALGNITFNQNQ; from the coding sequence ATGATACAAGACGTACTAGGGATAATGCCCCGGCCCCTCCACCGGCTTCGCGTTAGCCCCCGGCACTGGCTGGCTGCCTTGGCCATGCTGCTAGTGCTGCACGGCGCCTCGGCCCAACCGACAACCGCCCCCGTAGGCCAGCCCCTACCCCCCAACGCTACCCTCGACCAGTGCGTAGAGTTTGCCCTGCGCAACCAGCCCCTTGTGCGGCAGTCGCAGCTAGACGAGCGTATTGCCGACCGCAACGTACGCATCGGGCTTTCCTATTGGCTGCCGCAAATCAATGGTACGGGTGCTTACACGCGCAACATTCAGCTGCAGGCATCGGTACTCCCAAACTTTGCTGACCCCTCGGCGGGGCAGCAAATCATTCGGATCGGTCTGAAAAACGTATCGACGCTGGGTTTGCAGGCCACCCAGCTGCTGTACAGCAACGATGTGCTGCGCGCCGCCCGCTCGGTGCGCGCTACCCGCCTGAACTACGCGCAAACCACAGCTCTCAACAAGATTGATGTGGTGACCAATGTAAGCAAAGCGTTTTACGACATTTTGCTGACCGAAGAGCAGCTGCGGATTCTGCTGGAAGTGCTGCAGCGCCAGGAACGCCAGGTGCGCGATGCCAAGGCACAGTACGAGGTAGGCATTGCCGATAAAACCGACTTTCTGCGGGCTGATATTTCGCTGAAGAATGCCGTTGCGCAGCGGCGTAGCTTGGCGGCCGCGCTACCCGGCAAGTATGCTACCCTAAAGCAGCTGATGGGCATTGAATCGGGCAACAAGCTGGCGCTTCGCTACGACACGCTGGAAATGGTTCGCCAAACCCTGCTGGATACTACGGTGCAGCTGGCTTACGAAAAGCGCGTGGAGATTCAGCAGCTCCAGACGCAGAAGCAGCTCCAGCGCTACAACATCGACTACTACCGCTACGGCTTCCTACCCTCGCTGTCGAGTTTTTACAACTACAACCGGGTGTACCAGAACAACGAGTTTTCGGAGCTATATAAACGTGCCTTCCCCAACCAGCAGGCGGGCTTGCAGCTGGCCCTACCCATTTTCACGGGCACGCGGCGCTTGCAGAACCTGAAGATTGCGGAGTTGCAGGACGAGCAGCTGGACCTGACCATCTTCGATACTAAAAACCAGATCAACAGCGAGTTTGAGCAAGCGATGGGCGCCTACAAAGGCTCTCTCAACGAGCTCTATACCATAGAGCAAAACGTGGCAGAGGCCAAGGAAGTGTACCGCATCCTGAACCTGCAATACCGTGAGGGTCTGCGCACGTTCCTGGACGTGATTATCGCCGAAACCGACCTGCGCACGGCCCAGCTCAACTACTACAACGCGCTCTTCAACGTGCTATCCACCAAGCTGGACGTGCAGCGCGCCCTGGGCAACATTACCTTCAATCAGAATCAGTAA
- a CDS encoding efflux RND transporter permease subunit, giving the protein MISDVFIRRPVTAIVVSIVIVLVGVLAILNLPISQYPNISPPVVQISGSFTGADALTVEQTVMTPIETQVNGTPGMAYLQSNATSDGNLSSNVTFEIGTDIDIATLDVQNRVSVAQPQLPDEVKRLGLTVKKRNPTILMVVGLYSPKGTHNVQFLDNYTNIYVRDALLRVKGVGDVTSIGQDFSMRVWLNPDKMSQLGLTATDVTNALREQNIQVAAGSVGSAPQYGSQAFEYTIFVNGRLSTEEQFGDVIIRTDPQTGSLVYLRDIARIQLGSFSYSRAATVNGQPATLLLVNQVPGGNALETADGVNEALEELAKKFPPDVAYRVPFESVTVVRVSIEEVLHTLAEALVLVTVVVFVFLQSWRATLIPILAVPVAIVGTFILFIPLGFTINTLTLFGFVLAIGIVVDDAIVVVEAVQHYIDTEKLSAREATEKAMKDITAPVIAIALILAAVFVPVGFIPGIVGRLYQQFAITIAISVVLSAFIALSLTPALCSLLMRPSEQNADAKGINKLFYKFNQWFARVTHSYSNGVKRSLKFTPLVVILLVLVYAGTFGLFRAKPGGFIPTEDEGRLYVSIELPAGAASARTRAVMAQMSKIFKEKAPAVNNYSGIAGLNALNFSFKPSSGTYFVQLKPWDERKDKALQLQGVVESLQKEFAAIKGANIRVVPPPAIPGLGNTGGFSFQLEQREASTDIKEFEANINKFVAAANQRPEIARAYTFFTAQTPGYQVTVNREQAKKLGVPLTNIFNTMSTFMGSAYINDFTKYGRNFRVVAQADTAYRQNIDDLNGFYVQNAQGQQVPLSSLITYKLVENAPLISHFNLFRSAEINGDAKEGYSSGQAIAALQEVAAKTLPADYGFDFSGLSREEISAGNSTIIIFGLSILFVFLLLAALYESWSIPFSVLLSVPLGAFGAIVALTLIPRLTNNVYAQIGLITLIGLAAKNAILIVEFAKERLDSGVPVMEATIEAVELRLRPIIMTSLAFILGVLPLAFASGAGAVSRQTIGWTVTGGMLAATFLAIFAVPVLFLNITKLAYGKEKLAEMSKDYNPEEHGHAQHGSQEPNTPPEGPSEEGKQNDKATEKRKRDEQTPPELGT; this is encoded by the coding sequence ATGATATCAGACGTATTTATCCGGCGCCCCGTCACGGCCATTGTGGTGTCCATCGTGATTGTGCTGGTGGGGGTGCTGGCCATTCTGAACCTGCCCATCAGTCAATATCCCAATATCTCGCCGCCGGTGGTGCAGATTTCGGGAAGCTTCACGGGGGCCGATGCCCTCACGGTGGAGCAAACGGTGATGACACCCATCGAAACGCAGGTGAACGGTACGCCCGGCATGGCCTACCTGCAAAGCAACGCCACCAGCGACGGCAACCTGTCGTCGAACGTGACGTTCGAAATCGGTACCGACATCGACATTGCGACCCTGGACGTGCAGAACCGCGTGAGCGTGGCGCAGCCCCAGCTCCCCGACGAGGTGAAACGCCTAGGCCTCACGGTGAAAAAGCGTAACCCCACCATTCTGATGGTAGTGGGCCTGTATTCGCCCAAGGGCACGCACAACGTGCAGTTTCTCGACAACTACACCAACATCTACGTGCGCGACGCCCTATTGCGCGTGAAGGGGGTAGGCGACGTGACCAGCATCGGGCAGGACTTCTCGATGCGCGTGTGGCTGAACCCCGATAAGATGTCGCAGCTGGGCTTGACGGCTACGGATGTGACCAATGCCCTGCGCGAGCAGAACATTCAGGTGGCTGCGGGCTCGGTGGGCTCGGCGCCGCAATATGGCTCGCAGGCGTTTGAGTATACCATCTTCGTGAATGGTCGCCTGAGTACGGAGGAGCAGTTTGGCGACGTGATTATTCGCACCGACCCACAGACCGGCTCCCTGGTGTACCTGCGTGATATTGCCCGCATTCAGCTGGGCAGCTTCAGTTACTCCCGCGCCGCCACCGTGAACGGCCAGCCCGCTACCCTGCTGCTGGTGAACCAGGTACCGGGCGGCAACGCCCTGGAAACCGCCGACGGCGTGAACGAGGCCTTGGAAGAGCTAGCGAAAAAATTCCCGCCAGACGTGGCCTACCGCGTGCCGTTTGAATCGGTAACGGTGGTGCGCGTATCGATTGAGGAAGTGCTGCATACGCTGGCAGAAGCGCTGGTGCTGGTAACGGTGGTGGTATTCGTGTTCCTGCAAAGCTGGCGCGCTACCCTCATCCCCATCCTGGCCGTGCCGGTAGCTATTGTGGGCACGTTTATCCTGTTCATTCCGCTGGGCTTCACCATCAACACGCTCACGCTCTTTGGCTTCGTGTTGGCGATTGGTATTGTGGTGGATGATGCCATTGTGGTGGTAGAGGCTGTGCAGCACTACATCGACACGGAAAAGCTTTCAGCGCGCGAGGCCACCGAGAAGGCCATGAAGGACATTACGGCCCCGGTTATCGCCATTGCCCTGATCCTGGCAGCGGTGTTCGTGCCGGTAGGCTTTATTCCGGGTATCGTGGGACGCTTGTATCAGCAGTTCGCCATCACCATTGCCATTTCGGTGGTACTGTCGGCCTTCATTGCGTTGTCGCTCACGCCGGCGCTGTGCTCCTTGCTAATGCGGCCTTCGGAGCAGAATGCCGATGCCAAAGGCATCAATAAGCTGTTCTATAAGTTCAACCAATGGTTTGCCCGCGTCACGCATTCCTACTCTAATGGCGTAAAGCGCAGCCTGAAGTTCACGCCGCTAGTGGTTATTTTGCTGGTGCTGGTATATGCCGGCACGTTTGGTCTGTTCCGCGCCAAGCCCGGCGGGTTTATCCCGACCGAAGATGAAGGCCGCTTGTATGTTTCTATTGAGCTACCGGCCGGCGCGGCCAGCGCACGTACTCGCGCTGTGATGGCGCAGATGTCGAAAATTTTCAAGGAGAAAGCACCGGCCGTGAACAACTACTCCGGCATTGCGGGCCTGAATGCGTTGAACTTCTCCTTTAAGCCCAGCAGCGGTACCTACTTCGTGCAGCTCAAGCCCTGGGACGAGCGCAAAGACAAAGCCTTGCAGCTGCAAGGGGTAGTGGAGTCTCTGCAGAAAGAGTTTGCGGCTATCAAGGGGGCCAACATCCGGGTGGTGCCGCCACCGGCTATTCCGGGCTTGGGCAACACGGGCGGTTTCAGCTTCCAGTTGGAGCAGCGGGAGGCTAGCACTGATATCAAAGAGTTTGAGGCCAACATCAACAAGTTTGTGGCCGCTGCCAACCAGCGCCCCGAAATTGCGCGGGCCTATACGTTCTTCACGGCCCAAACCCCTGGCTACCAGGTTACGGTGAACCGCGAGCAGGCCAAGAAGCTGGGCGTGCCGCTCACGAACATCTTCAACACGATGTCGACGTTCATGGGCTCGGCCTACATCAACGACTTCACCAAGTACGGCCGCAACTTCCGGGTAGTGGCCCAGGCCGATACCGCCTACCGGCAGAACATCGACGACCTGAATGGCTTCTATGTGCAGAACGCGCAGGGGCAACAAGTTCCGCTAAGCTCGCTTATCACCTACAAGCTGGTAGAAAACGCCCCGCTGATTTCGCACTTCAACCTGTTCCGCTCGGCCGAAATTAACGGCGACGCCAAGGAGGGCTATAGCTCCGGTCAGGCCATTGCGGCCTTGCAGGAAGTAGCGGCCAAAACCCTACCCGCCGACTACGGCTTCGACTTCTCGGGTCTGAGCCGCGAGGAAATCAGTGCCGGCAACAGCACCATCATCATCTTTGGCCTGTCGATTTTGTTTGTGTTTTTGCTGCTGGCGGCGCTGTATGAGAGCTGGTCGATACCGTTCTCGGTGCTGCTGTCGGTGCCGCTGGGGGCGTTTGGCGCCATTGTGGCCCTCACGCTTATTCCGCGCCTCACCAACAACGTGTACGCGCAGATTGGTCTGATTACGCTGATTGGTCTGGCTGCCAAAAACGCCATTCTGATTGTGGAATTTGCCAAGGAGCGCCTGGATAGTGGGGTACCGGTGATGGAGGCCACCATTGAAGCCGTAGAGCTGCGCCTGCGCCCCATCATCATGACTTCGCTGGCCTTTATATTAGGTGTGCTACCCTTGGCCTTTGCCTCGGGCGCGGGTGCCGTATCACGCCAGACTATTGGCTGGACCGTGACGGGCGGTATGCTGGCGGCTACTTTCCTGGCCATCTTTGCCGTGCCAGTGCTGTTCCTGAACATCACCAAGCTGGCCTATGGCAAGGAAAAGCTGGCCGAGATGTCGAAGGACTACAACCCCGAGGAGCACGGCCATGCCCAGCACGGCTCACAGGAGCCCAATACGCCACCTGAAGGCCCATCGGAAGAAGGCAAACAGAACGACAAGGCAACCGAAAAGCGGAAGCGCGACGAGCAAACGCCGCCGGAATTGGGCACATAA